GAAAACTATATAGCAGCAATCCAAATTGCCGCTATATTCTATACTTTGAGGCATTTATGAATTTTGGGATAGATTCTTAACAAAAATGCTGATATTATTTTAATTGCAAATCAAGAAGCTATCAAAAAAACCCCATATAATTTTAGTAGATATACTATTAGCATTGTTACCTGTGAATCATTGCAAAAAACACAAGAGCATCTTTATTTTCTCAGACACTCAACACTTAACAGAAGCTTTCGCGAAGGTTTTTGGCTTCATGCAACTGAACGATTCTATTATTTACACGAATTTATGGAACAATATCAAAAAAAACACGTATTTCACTTAGAATCTGACAATATGCTTTATGCCAATTTGCAAAAAATACTTCCCGTTTTTACAACACATTACACTGAAAAAATTGGCGCTACTTTCGATAACGATGCACGCTGCATACCGGGATTTATGTATATTTCAGGTGTAGGTGTATTATATGATTTGATTTCTTTTATGCTACAAAAAACAGAAAGTGCATACAATGACATGCGCATTATTTCGCTCTTTAAAAATGAATTTCCAGAGCACATAAAACAACTACCAATCACTTGCAAACAGTACGCAAAAGATCGACAACTTAAAAGCAAAAAAAATCATTGCACAAAAAACCCTAAACACTATTATCAACATTATGATGAATTCGAGGGAATCTTTGATGCGGCTGCACTTGGGCAATACCTTGGTGGCCAAGACCCGAGAAATGGCCCTTGCCAACCGGGTTTTATAAATGAAAGTTGTTTATTTGATCCATCACACTTTTCATTTATTTGGCAAAAAGATCGGCATGAAAGAAATGTTCCGTATTTAGTATATAAAAATAAAAAATACAAAATCATCAACTTGCACATTCACTCAAAAAAGTTAGCATTATATAGTTCACTATAATTACACAAAAAAACAAGGAGTCGGAGTGAAAAAACATATCTTGTTATGTATTGTGGGAATTTCATACTTTGCACATGCAGCAATAGAATTTCGGTACAAGGAAGACCCGTATAGTACTCATCAGCCCATTTTGTATGAAATTGTGACTCAAACAACTGGGCCTATAATTGAGTTTGGATGCGGTTATGGTAGCACAGATATGCTCCACGAGTTATGCAAAAAAAACGGAAGAATTCTCATCTCTGTTGATGATAATTATGAATGGCTCAGCAAATTTACCACAAAATATTTAGGCAATGGGTATAATGAAGACAATTCTGGATGGCACAAATTCTATTTTGTATCTGGAAAAAAAAATGATTACGATGCAAGTCACTGGATCACCTTTTTAGAGACAAATGAAATATTTAAAACACTCAATTTTGATGTTGTCTTTGTAGACCAATCACCATGGATGGGTAGATATGAAACAGTTATGCGCTTAAAAGACAACGCTCGCTATATCATTTTACATGATTGCGATTATTTTCCTGAACATGGCATTTTTGGTAATGTAATAAGAAAAATAGATCGAAACAAAAGAACGCCTGGTATATACGATTTTAGTACATATTTCAGCTTCTTTAAAGTATACTTTCCCCCAGCGCCATGGGCTGCAAACACTGGACCGCCAACATTGGTAGCAAGTAATTTCGAATCAGAATTTCCTGAAATAAATTATAATAATTACTAACTACGCTTTGGTATTATCAACTAACAATATTTGATGTGTTCCAAGACCCTTTATATCGTAATTTAGTGCCTTTTGACCATCAAGATAAAATGGTGATTTTGTCAAATCCAATTTTCTTCCACCACCAGCTCTAATATCTTTGTTTGAACCAGAAAGTGTCCGTGGATTAACTTGATTTGTGATCAAGCAATATTTATATTTTTTCAACTGCGGCAAAAAAGAAATGATATCTGCATTGGTCAGATGCTGCAATACATGCTTGCACAGCAACAAATCTGCAGAAGGCAGATCAATGCTCAAAAAATTTCCATGAATAAAAATAAGAGCACTGGATCCATATTTTTTTATGTTATTTTCTATTACTGATCCAACAATATCATAACCAATATACTCAATGCCAGACCAATCAACTAGCCGAGAAAATTGCCAATCTCCACAACCAGCATCCACAACTGTTTTAATCTTCTTTTCTTTTAAAAAATGCTGTAAAAAATCCCTATATTGTACTGTTGCACGCTCTAAGGATCCACCACCAGAAGAGCCTTTACCATCGGTATTTTTCCCCCAAATCGCCTTCTGATAAATATGAGTAAATATGCATTCGTGATTGTCTCTGGCCTGAGCACAAAAACCAGTAATAAACACAGAAAAAATTATTATATCTTTAATTTTATATCTACAAACCACATGTATCCTTTTTAGCTAAAAATAGTATACCAACAAGATTTTATCTTCTACCC
The genomic region above belongs to Candidatus Dependentiae bacterium and contains:
- a CDS encoding class I SAM-dependent methyltransferase; its protein translation is MVCRYKIKDIIIFSVFITGFCAQARDNHECIFTHIYQKAIWGKNTDGKGSSGGGSLERATVQYRDFLQHFLKEKKIKTVVDAGCGDWQFSRLVDWSGIEYIGYDIVGSVIENNIKKYGSSALIFIHGNFLSIDLPSADLLLCKHVLQHLTNADIISFLPQLKKYKYCLITNQVNPRTLSGSNKDIRAGGGRKLDLTKSPFYLDGQKALNYDIKGLGTHQILLVDNTKA